A genomic segment from Thermococcus sp. encodes:
- a CDS encoding slipin family protein: MAGVGSVVLGIILLFVLILLASAIKIVKEYERAVIFRLGRVVGARGPGLFFIIPIFEKAVIVDLRTRVLDVPVQETITKDNVPVRVNAVVYFRVVDPVKAVTQVANYIMATSQIAQTTLRSVIGQAHLDELLSEREKLNLQLQKIIDEATDPWGIKVTTVEIKDVELPAGMQRAMAKQAEAERERRARILLAEAERQAAEKLREAAEIISEHPMALQLRTLQTISDVASDKSNVIILPLPMEMLKLFKSVGEAAETYKKKAESKKNGETH; the protein is encoded by the coding sequence ATGGCAGGAGTAGGTAGCGTGGTTTTGGGCATTATTTTGCTTTTTGTTTTGATTTTGCTTGCCAGCGCCATAAAGATAGTGAAGGAATACGAGAGGGCAGTGATATTCAGGCTCGGTAGGGTCGTCGGTGCCAGAGGCCCGGGACTGTTCTTCATCATACCCATATTCGAGAAGGCCGTTATAGTCGACCTCCGTACCAGGGTTCTCGACGTTCCTGTTCAGGAGACCATAACCAAGGACAACGTTCCGGTGAGGGTTAACGCGGTCGTTTACTTCCGCGTCGTCGATCCGGTCAAGGCCGTTACTCAGGTAGCGAACTACATAATGGCGACCAGCCAGATAGCGCAGACGACCCTGAGAAGCGTCATAGGTCAGGCACACCTCGACGAACTCCTGAGCGAGAGGGAGAAGCTCAACCTACAGCTCCAGAAGATAATCGATGAGGCCACCGACCCATGGGGGATAAAGGTTACAACTGTGGAGATAAAGGACGTCGAACTGCCTGCTGGAATGCAGAGAGCCATGGCGAAGCAGGCAGAAGCGGAGCGTGAGAGAAGGGCAAGGATTCTCCTTGCCGAGGCCGAGAGGCAAGCAGCTGAGAAGCTCAGGGAAGCTGCCGAGATCATCAGCGAGCACCCGATGGCACTACAGCTCAGAACGCTCCAGACGATAAGCGACGTCGCCAGCGACAAGAGCAACGTCATAATCCTGCCACTTCCGATGGAGATGCTCAAGCTCTTCAAGAGCGTCGGGGAAGCGGCTGAAACATACAAGAAAAAGGCCGAGTCCAAAAAGAACGGTGAGACCCATTGA
- the minD gene encoding cell division ATPase MinD → MEGRSIVFASGKGGTGKTTTVANLGVALAQFGKEVILLDADITMANLSLVLGMEDIPTTLHDVLAGEADLKDAIYEGPAGVKVIPGGLSLEKVKKAKPERLRELIREISQLADFILIDAPAGLEMTSVTALLIGKELIIVTNPEISAITDSLKTKLIAEKLGTLPLGAVLNRVTNEKTELTKEEIEAILEVPVLAMIPEDPEVKRASAYGVPLVIKNPTSPAAIAIKQLAAKLAGIKWKPPEPESPIKRVFKAIFGGKR, encoded by the coding sequence TTGGAGGGACGTTCGATAGTTTTTGCCTCAGGAAAAGGTGGAACGGGTAAAACCACGACCGTTGCAAACCTCGGTGTTGCTCTAGCGCAGTTTGGCAAGGAGGTAATCCTTCTTGATGCGGACATAACCATGGCAAACCTCAGCCTTGTCCTTGGAATGGAGGATATACCAACGACGCTCCACGATGTCCTCGCTGGTGAGGCTGATCTCAAAGATGCCATCTACGAGGGGCCGGCAGGCGTTAAGGTCATACCCGGTGGCCTCAGCCTTGAGAAAGTAAAGAAGGCCAAGCCCGAGAGGCTCAGGGAGCTCATCAGGGAGATAAGCCAGCTGGCTGACTTCATCCTGATCGACGCTCCTGCGGGCCTTGAGATGACGTCGGTTACAGCCCTCCTCATAGGCAAGGAGCTGATAATAGTCACCAACCCTGAGATTTCAGCCATAACCGACTCCCTCAAGACAAAGCTCATCGCCGAGAAGCTCGGAACCCTTCCGCTCGGTGCAGTTCTCAACAGGGTAACCAACGAGAAGACCGAGCTCACCAAGGAGGAGATAGAGGCCATCTTGGAGGTTCCGGTTCTGGCGATGATTCCCGAGGATCCCGAGGTCAAGAGGGCCAGCGCTTACGGTGTCCCGCTCGTCATAAAGAACCCGACCAGTCCAGCGGCTATAGCAATCAAACAGCTCGCGGCAAAGCTCGCGGGTATCAAGTGGAAGCCCCCCGAACCGGAGAGTCCGATAAAGAGGGTTTTCAAAGCGATTTTCGGAGGGAAGAGATGA
- a CDS encoding AMP phosphorylase: MKARIKLLDVLSGRYSVLINEEDAREAKLHPDDLVKLEAGKKTVYGSVLISNLMGRGEIGISRDILELHNFSEGETVNVIPAGTPESVRYIKKKMHGEKLRKVEIESIVRDIVDRKLRDIEISAFVTSLEINGLDMDEIAALTIAMAETGDMLDIDRKPIMDVHSIGGVPGNKTNILVVPIVAATGLTIPKTSSRAITSAAGTADVVEVFANVTFTLDEIKRIVEKVGACLVWGGALNLAPADDITIKSERALSVDPPGLMLASIMSKKYAMGSQYVLIDIPTGKGVKVETIDEARALARDFIELGKRLGQYVEVAITYGGQPIGHTVGPALEAREALSALQSGKGPGSLIEKATGLAGILLEMGGVAPAGMGKKMAKEILQSGKAWEKMREIIEAQGGNPDIKPEEIPIGDKTYTFTAPTSGYVTGIDNRAITAIARAAGAPEDKGAGLELYVKVGEKVREGDPLFTIYAEHEARLDQAIVLARRTEPIKIEGMVLQRIGNI; the protein is encoded by the coding sequence ATGAAGGCCCGGATTAAACTGTTAGACGTCTTGAGCGGCAGGTACTCGGTCCTTATAAATGAGGAGGACGCAAGAGAGGCTAAACTCCACCCGGACGACCTCGTAAAGCTCGAAGCGGGCAAGAAGACTGTCTATGGAAGCGTTTTGATAAGCAACCTGATGGGGAGGGGAGAGATAGGGATAAGCAGAGACATTCTAGAGCTCCACAACTTCTCAGAGGGAGAAACCGTCAACGTAATCCCCGCGGGAACCCCCGAGAGCGTCAGGTACATAAAAAAGAAGATGCACGGGGAAAAGCTGAGGAAGGTTGAAATCGAGTCGATAGTCAGGGACATAGTTGATAGAAAGCTCAGGGATATTGAAATAAGCGCTTTCGTTACGTCCCTCGAAATCAATGGGCTTGACATGGACGAGATCGCGGCCCTTACGATAGCCATGGCCGAGACCGGTGACATGCTCGACATAGACAGGAAGCCGATAATGGATGTCCACAGCATTGGTGGCGTGCCGGGTAACAAGACCAACATCCTCGTGGTTCCAATCGTCGCGGCAACCGGACTGACAATCCCTAAAACCAGTTCGAGGGCCATAACGAGCGCCGCCGGGACGGCTGATGTCGTCGAGGTGTTTGCCAACGTCACCTTCACCCTTGACGAGATAAAGAGGATAGTCGAGAAAGTGGGTGCGTGCCTCGTCTGGGGAGGGGCCTTAAACCTCGCTCCAGCGGATGACATAACGATAAAGTCCGAGCGCGCGCTGAGCGTTGATCCCCCCGGACTGATGCTGGCGAGCATAATGTCAAAGAAGTACGCGATGGGAAGCCAGTACGTTCTCATCGACATACCCACCGGGAAGGGCGTAAAGGTCGAGACGATAGATGAGGCGAGGGCCCTTGCGAGGGACTTCATAGAGCTCGGCAAGAGACTCGGGCAGTACGTTGAGGTGGCGATAACCTACGGTGGCCAGCCGATTGGCCACACGGTCGGCCCGGCCCTTGAGGCCAGGGAGGCCCTCTCGGCGCTCCAGAGCGGTAAGGGACCGGGAAGCCTCATAGAGAAGGCAACCGGACTGGCGGGAATCCTCCTTGAGATGGGTGGAGTTGCCCCCGCAGGGATGGGCAAGAAGATGGCGAAGGAAATCCTGCAGAGCGGTAAGGCATGGGAGAAGATGCGGGAGATAATCGAAGCCCAGGGAGGAAACCCGGACATAAAGCCGGAGGAGATACCCATTGGGGACAAGACCTACACCTTCACCGCTCCGACCAGTGGCTACGTGACGGGGATAGACAACAGAGCCATAACCGCCATAGCGAGGGCAGCTGGAGCCCCGGAGGACAAGGGAGCAGGACTGGAGCTCTACGTCAAGGTAGGTGAGAAGGTCAGGGAGGGCGACCCGCTCTTCACAATCTACGCCGAGCACGAGGCCAGGCTTGATCAGGCAATAGTCCTTGCCAGGAGAACTGAGCCGATAAAAATAGAGGGAATGGTTCTCCAGCGAATCGGCAACATTTAA
- the moaC gene encoding cyclic pyranopterin monophosphate synthase MoaC, translating into MELTHVDERGVKMVEVGHKREVFRKAIAKGRIYLKPETIELIKSGRTKKGNVIATAQIAGILAVKKTPELIPLCHPIPLTGVDITFEFGDDYIEATCEVRATYKTGVEMEALTGVSVALLTIWDMVKAVEKDEKGQYPVTRIEGIHVVEKVKGQT; encoded by the coding sequence ATGGAGCTCACGCACGTCGACGAAAGGGGCGTCAAGATGGTTGAGGTCGGGCACAAGAGAGAAGTTTTTAGGAAGGCAATCGCAAAGGGCAGGATTTACCTGAAGCCGGAGACGATAGAACTGATAAAATCCGGAAGGACGAAAAAGGGCAACGTCATAGCGACGGCCCAGATAGCGGGAATTCTTGCGGTAAAGAAGACGCCGGAGCTGATACCCCTCTGCCACCCGATACCCCTTACCGGGGTCGATATTACCTTTGAGTTTGGGGATGATTACATTGAGGCAACCTGTGAGGTTCGCGCGACATACAAAACCGGCGTCGAGATGGAGGCTTTGACCGGGGTGAGCGTGGCACTGCTTACGATATGGGATATGGTCAAAGCGGTGGAGAAGGACGAGAAGGGCCAATACCCGGTCACGAGGATAGAGGGCATCCACGTGGTCGAGAAGGTCAAAGGCCAGACCTGA
- a CDS encoding ABC transporter ATP-binding protein, protein MGEAITIEGLTKSYGKFKAVDNLSFTVEEGEVFGFLGPNGAGKTTTILSMLGIIIPDSGTIRILGMDVMREPIRVKERIGYLPENATVYGELTAWKNLEFFANFYGMGKSERDERITRALKMVGLWDVRYRAVKTFSKGMKQRLLLAQTLINDPELLILDEPTSGLDPAGVHLVKEVIRDFRGEGKTVFFSSHVLSEVEELSDRVGIIVGGKLKAIGPLREIKRQFMGLEGFEIIVETREELPELEHEDITEIRRVAPNRAIIFARSDIRGWLSRYLASKGVTIISLEIKEPSLEDVFLKTIYGRREK, encoded by the coding sequence ATGGGCGAGGCGATAACGATTGAAGGCCTCACCAAGTCGTACGGGAAGTTTAAAGCCGTTGACAACCTGAGCTTCACCGTTGAAGAGGGTGAGGTCTTCGGTTTCCTCGGTCCGAATGGGGCCGGGAAGACTACAACGATTCTCAGCATGCTGGGAATAATCATACCCGATAGCGGAACCATTAGGATTCTCGGAATGGACGTTATGAGGGAGCCAATAAGGGTTAAGGAGCGTATAGGCTACCTCCCCGAGAACGCCACCGTTTACGGTGAGCTTACGGCATGGAAAAACCTGGAGTTCTTTGCGAACTTCTACGGGATGGGAAAATCGGAGAGGGACGAGAGGATAACCCGAGCCCTTAAGATGGTTGGTCTCTGGGATGTGCGCTATAGGGCCGTAAAAACCTTCTCCAAGGGGATGAAGCAGAGGCTTCTTCTGGCACAGACTCTCATCAATGATCCGGAACTCCTCATACTCGACGAGCCGACGAGCGGTCTCGACCCCGCGGGAGTTCACCTCGTGAAGGAGGTTATAAGGGATTTCCGGGGGGAGGGGAAGACCGTCTTCTTCTCAAGCCACGTCCTTAGCGAGGTCGAGGAGCTCAGTGACAGGGTTGGCATAATAGTTGGGGGAAAGCTTAAGGCCATTGGGCCTCTGAGGGAGATAAAGAGGCAGTTCATGGGTTTGGAGGGCTTCGAGATAATAGTTGAAACCAGGGAGGAACTGCCGGAGCTTGAGCACGAGGATATAACGGAGATAAGGCGCGTGGCCCCCAACAGGGCCATAATTTTCGCCCGCTCTGATATTAGGGGATGGCTCTCACGTTATCTTGCCTCAAAGGGAGTAACCATAATCAGTCTTGAAATCAAGGAGCCGAGTCTTGAGGATGTGTTCCTGAAGACAATTTACGGGAGGAGAGAGAAATGA